One Elaeis guineensis isolate ETL-2024a chromosome 10, EG11, whole genome shotgun sequence genomic window carries:
- the LOC105052640 gene encoding early nodulin-like protein 18, translating into MANLHASVFFCLALSMMAMASAKQFMVGRSMGWTVPGPNAMSYNQWAESNRFQIGDSLLFVYPPGQDSLLQVEKESYDTCNTTTYIQRFDDGNTVFTFNQSGAFYFISGNEANCMKNESLVVVVLAERRQPSPPPSPSPVSSSSPPPSPASSSPPSPPPLTSTEVTPSPAPTGEETRTPPPPNGASLKVVGFMGSVGAFLGWVLFVF; encoded by the exons ATGGCAAACCTCCATGCCTCAGTGTTTTTTTGTCTTGCTCTGTCAATGATGGCAATGGCCAGTGCAAAACAATTCATGGTTGGACGTTCAATGGGGTGGACTGTACCTGGTCCCAATGCAATGTCATACAACCAATGGGCAGAAAGCAATCGGTTCCAAATTGGAGATTCACTAC TGTTTGTCTACCCACCTGGCCAAGACTCTCTGCTCCAAGTTGAAAAAGAAAGCTATGACACCTGCAACACAACGACGTACATCCAAAGGTTTGATGACGGGAACACCGTGTTCACCTTCAACCAATCCGGCGCGTTCTACTTCATCAGCGGAAACGAAGCCAACTGCATGAAGAACGAGTCATTGGTGGTCGTCGTCTTGGCCGAGCGGAGACAACCGAGCCCGCCACCTTCTCCTTCTCCAGTCTCCTCTTCGTCTCCTCCTCCATCCCcagcttcttcctctcctccttcaCCACCTCCTTTGACCTCAACAGAAGTGACCCCCTCACCAGCTCCGACTGGAGAGGAGACCAGAACTCCACCTCCACCAAATGGGGCTTCTTTGAAGGTGGTGGGCTTCATGGGCTCGGTTGGAGCCTTCCTTGGTTGGGTTCTTTTTGTTTTCTAA